In Dehalococcoidia bacterium, one DNA window encodes the following:
- a CDS encoding PEP-utilizing enzyme, with product MIPRVSPEAGEGRRSEFDTPTDKDTVWTSANVQEVLPDQLSPMSWSLIGDVLNEARLSFMRRAGIRTSNRDPFIGLFYGRPFLNVSMLREAAEQISGSAREVDEQFLGITGETDALARPRPLRERLRLAAILPRVLWVYLTLPREVRRFQEYVETMEAEEEVRPLEQSGLDELVTLMINRRGESKAKAGVHIAVSAAAGSAFARLGHLTRRWLGDETGALRDCLLGGWASVESARPAYDLWNLSRIVLASPRLTEAFAPKEGREIERRLRTLEGVNAEEFGRRLKTFLKRHGHRSVMEGDMSAATWSEDIPSLLVIIRNYLGATASSDPRQIEQRQRQERRLATHRALNRLNWWQRPLFRFSLRQAQKYVSLREHSKSLLIRANDRARRVMRALAERLVQKGLLDDERDVFYLTWEEAISLAEGRLTPEGAAEAVRRRRAEEAKNRDVRLPGTFTGYPTPLASEATAESQGNVLRGLPVAPGRVTGPARLVLDPRIDAAIRPGEILVAPVTDAAWTPLFVMAAGIVVDIGGTLSHGSIVAREFGRPAVVNTRIGTKVIETGQIITVDGSQGLVILEG from the coding sequence ATGATCCCGAGAGTCTCGCCCGAGGCAGGAGAAGGAAGGCGATCTGAGTTCGACACGCCCACCGACAAGGATACGGTCTGGACCTCCGCCAACGTCCAGGAGGTGCTTCCCGATCAGTTATCGCCGATGTCGTGGTCGCTCATCGGCGATGTCCTCAACGAGGCGCGCCTCAGCTTCATGCGACGGGCGGGAATCAGGACCAGCAATCGAGACCCCTTCATCGGTCTCTTCTACGGGCGCCCCTTCTTGAACGTCTCCATGTTGCGAGAGGCTGCCGAGCAGATCAGCGGCAGCGCTCGAGAAGTGGATGAACAATTCCTAGGGATCACCGGCGAGACCGACGCACTTGCAAGGCCCAGACCCTTGCGGGAACGTCTTCGCCTCGCGGCGATCCTCCCCCGCGTTCTCTGGGTGTATTTGACGTTGCCCCGCGAGGTTCGCCGATTCCAGGAGTATGTGGAGACAATGGAGGCCGAGGAGGAAGTCAGACCGCTGGAACAGTCTGGACTTGATGAGCTCGTCACGTTGATGATTAACCGTCGTGGAGAGTCGAAAGCGAAGGCAGGAGTCCATATCGCTGTGTCCGCGGCCGCGGGTTCTGCCTTCGCCCGGTTGGGCCACCTTACCAGACGCTGGCTCGGTGACGAGACCGGCGCGTTGCGGGACTGTCTGTTGGGCGGCTGGGCGAGCGTGGAGAGCGCCCGCCCCGCGTATGATCTGTGGAACCTTTCGCGAATCGTCCTAGCGTCACCGCGGCTGACCGAGGCGTTCGCGCCGAAAGAGGGAAGGGAAATCGAACGCCGGCTGCGCACGCTCGAAGGGGTGAACGCAGAAGAGTTCGGGCGCCGCCTGAAAACGTTCCTCAAACGGCACGGACACCGCAGCGTCATGGAAGGAGACATGTCTGCGGCAACCTGGTCGGAGGACATCCCTTCTCTCCTTGTTATTATCCGCAACTACCTCGGCGCGACGGCATCCAGTGATCCTCGCCAAATTGAACAACGGCAGCGGCAAGAGAGACGGCTGGCCACCCACCGCGCCCTCAACCGCCTGAATTGGTGGCAGCGTCCTCTTTTCCGGTTTTCGTTGCGGCAGGCCCAGAAGTACGTCAGCCTGCGCGAGCATTCCAAGTCGCTCCTGATCAGGGCAAACGACCGTGCGCGCCGGGTGATGCGGGCGCTGGCGGAGAGACTCGTCCAGAAAGGACTGCTGGACGACGAGAGGGACGTTTTCTACCTGACGTGGGAGGAGGCGATCTCCCTGGCGGAGGGCAGGCTCACGCCGGAAGGGGCGGCGGAGGCGGTACGGCGCAGAAGAGCGGAAGAGGCCAAGAATCGAGACGTGCGTCTCCCGGGAACCTTCACCGGGTATCCGACACCCCTGGCCAGCGAGGCGACCGCTGAATCTCAGGGCAACGTCCTTCGCGGTCTGCCGGTGGCGCCCGGGCGGGTCACGGGTCCGGCGAGACTTGTACTCGACCCTCGGATCGATGCCGCGATCCGGCCCGGCGAAATCCTGGTTGCGCCCGTAACCGATGCGGCGTGGACCCCCCTGTTCGTGATGGCTGCGGGCATTGTTGTGGACATCGGCGGTACCCTTTCCCACGGCTCGATAGTGGCGCGGGAGTTCGGCAGGCCCGCCGTCGTCAACACCAGGATCGGCACGAAGGTGATCGAGACAGGGCAGATAATCACGGTAGACGGATCGCAGGGGCTCGTCATACTGGAGGGCTGA
- a CDS encoding MaoC family dehydratase N-terminal domain-containing protein translates to MSEESFITDELRAAVGKEGEPLTIEVDRTAVRMFARAVGHTDLVFYDEEYARSKGHRSIICPPGFLGHAIHTPQNPSEIVGSSIRRTPALPGLEIRNILNGGTEFEYYGEDICAGDVLKSVTKVVGLQERKGSLGLMLFLTTETNLYNQQGKLVATERDTAIIY, encoded by the coding sequence GTGAGTGAAGAGTCGTTCATCACCGACGAGTTGCGCGCGGCCGTCGGGAAGGAAGGGGAGCCTCTGACCATCGAAGTCGACAGGACGGCTGTCCGCATGTTCGCCCGCGCCGTGGGCCACACCGACCTCGTCTTCTACGACGAGGAGTATGCCAGGAGCAAGGGGCACCGCAGCATCATCTGCCCGCCCGGCTTCCTCGGGCATGCCATCCACACCCCTCAAAACCCTTCGGAGATTGTCGGCAGCTCCATCAGGCGGACTCCCGCTTTGCCGGGCCTGGAGATACGCAACATTCTCAACGGCGGCACGGAATTTGAGTACTACGGCGAAGACATCTGCGCGGGCGACGTCTTGAAAAGCGTGACCAAAGTCGTCGGCCTCCAGGAGCGAAAAGGCAGCCTCGGCCTGATGCTCTTCCTGACCACGGAGACCAACCTTTACAACCAGCAGGGGAAGCTGGTCGCCACCGAGCGCGACACCGCGATCATCTACTAG
- a CDS encoding acyl-CoA dehydrogenase family protein, whose amino-acid sequence MDFRFGPEDEAFRRELRSWLQENVPPDWEGVFLEEDEEAWKTGRAFVKRLAAKGWVAPAWPKEYGGMEASPAMQLVYNEEMGYHRAPIGSIVQAVGYIGPAILFFGTEEQKRQHLPPISAGEVVWCQGFSEPEAGSDLASLTTRAVRDGDDYIINGSKIWTSNAHRSDWCILLARTDPAAAKHKGISFFLVDMKEKGITVQPIVNMANVHSFNQVFFEDVRVPSSALLGPENQGWYIAAMTLDLERSSLVAAAISMARRNLDDLIGYCKETKVDGRRLLDNPQVRHKLAELAIEIEVGKYLTYRVVSLHAKREPGSIEAAVCKLYNTELDVRVSNAGIEILGLYGQLEKDSKGALFMGRFQKSYLYAIAMLVGGGASEIQKNIIAVRGLGLPRG is encoded by the coding sequence ATGGACTTTCGCTTCGGTCCCGAAGACGAGGCGTTCCGCAGGGAGCTGCGGTCCTGGTTGCAGGAAAACGTGCCGCCCGATTGGGAGGGCGTCTTTCTCGAAGAGGACGAAGAGGCCTGGAAGACCGGCCGGGCGTTCGTCAAGAGGCTGGCCGCGAAGGGATGGGTGGCGCCGGCCTGGCCAAAGGAATACGGCGGCATGGAAGCCTCCCCCGCCATGCAACTCGTCTACAACGAGGAGATGGGCTACCACCGGGCCCCCATCGGCTCGATTGTGCAGGCCGTGGGCTACATCGGCCCCGCGATCCTCTTCTTCGGCACCGAGGAGCAGAAGCGGCAGCATCTGCCTCCAATTAGCGCCGGCGAAGTCGTGTGGTGCCAGGGCTTCTCCGAGCCGGAGGCGGGCTCCGACCTCGCTTCCCTCACCACCCGCGCCGTGCGTGACGGCGACGACTACATCATCAACGGGAGCAAGATCTGGACCAGCAACGCCCATCGCTCCGACTGGTGCATCCTTCTCGCCCGCACCGACCCGGCGGCGGCCAAGCACAAAGGGATCAGCTTCTTCCTCGTGGACATGAAGGAAAAAGGGATCACCGTGCAGCCGATCGTCAATATGGCGAACGTGCACAGCTTCAATCAGGTGTTCTTCGAGGACGTGCGCGTTCCCAGCAGCGCCCTTCTCGGGCCGGAGAACCAGGGCTGGTACATCGCCGCGATGACCCTGGACCTCGAACGCTCCAGCCTCGTGGCGGCGGCAATCTCTATGGCCAGGCGCAACCTGGACGACCTCATCGGGTACTGCAAGGAAACGAAGGTCGATGGCAGGAGGCTGCTCGACAACCCTCAGGTCCGCCACAAGCTGGCGGAGCTGGCGATCGAGATCGAAGTCGGCAAGTATCTCACCTACCGCGTCGTGTCGCTGCACGCGAAGCGCGAGCCGGGCAGCATCGAAGCCGCCGTGTGCAAACTCTACAACACCGAGCTCGACGTCAGGGTATCGAACGCGGGCATCGAGATACTGGGGCTGTACGGGCAGCTCGAAAAGGACTCGAAGGGAGCGCTCTTCATGGGCCGCTTTCAGAAGTCGTACCTGTACGCCATCGCCATGCTGGTCGGCGGCGGCGCCTCGGAGATACAGAAGAACATCATCGCCGTGCGCGGGCTAGGCCTGCCGCGGGGATAG
- a CDS encoding ABC transporter substrate-binding protein has protein sequence MRAVLGRWPSLLAAAITIALLLAAGCGEGEDEDAVTPGATPEATAERTPSAEVPGVSDTEIKIGTLLPLSQTAAAAWGVPISKGMQAYYDYINDQGGIYGRKINLIVADNQYSGPVAGEAVRKLVEQEKVFAIQGSLGTAAHSSVWRYLEENGVPDMFILTGNTKWTEPAARNRFGLLVDYITEGRLLGKYVAENFKGKKLGILAQNDDFGKEGEKGLKMGVEENDGDMEFVVEYYDETQNDVTNQIQRLKAANVDVMAFYTMPVQAASGFKVARETLSWDVPVVISGVDAVEVVATLSGYDNIEGAVSVVFGHQAFETDNPGIAKHHEIMAKYAPGVAVDNLTLLGEFIGEYMVHILKQTGPDLTRESFLDAAESMCKFQCSACMVPSSMSPTDHRPIEVEVYLRATVDRSTDPPTFRWEPFGEPFGFESTEDCVTPTPPPGYEEQPE, from the coding sequence ATGCGAGCAGTCTTGGGCCGATGGCCCTCGCTCCTGGCAGCCGCCATAACAATAGCCCTGCTGCTGGCGGCGGGCTGCGGAGAAGGCGAAGACGAAGACGCCGTCACGCCCGGCGCGACGCCTGAAGCCACCGCCGAACGGACTCCATCCGCCGAGGTGCCCGGCGTAAGCGACACTGAAATCAAGATCGGGACGCTGCTCCCCCTCAGCCAGACCGCCGCCGCCGCCTGGGGCGTGCCCATCTCCAAGGGCATGCAGGCGTACTACGACTACATAAACGATCAGGGCGGGATCTACGGCCGGAAGATCAACCTCATCGTCGCGGACAATCAGTACAGCGGCCCTGTTGCCGGCGAGGCCGTTCGGAAGCTGGTGGAACAGGAGAAGGTCTTCGCCATCCAGGGGAGCCTCGGCACCGCCGCCCACAGCTCCGTCTGGCGGTACCTGGAGGAAAACGGCGTGCCGGACATGTTTATCCTCACAGGCAACACCAAATGGACCGAGCCTGCTGCGCGAAACCGCTTCGGCCTCCTCGTTGACTACATCACCGAGGGGCGGCTGCTCGGCAAGTATGTCGCCGAGAACTTCAAGGGCAAGAAGCTGGGCATCCTCGCCCAGAACGACGACTTCGGGAAAGAGGGCGAGAAAGGCCTGAAGATGGGCGTGGAGGAAAACGACGGCGACATGGAGTTCGTCGTCGAGTACTACGATGAAACGCAGAACGACGTCACCAACCAGATCCAGCGTCTGAAGGCGGCAAACGTCGACGTCATGGCCTTCTACACCATGCCCGTCCAGGCCGCGAGCGGTTTCAAGGTCGCCCGCGAGACCCTGAGCTGGGACGTCCCCGTCGTCATCAGCGGCGTGGACGCGGTCGAGGTCGTCGCCACCCTCTCCGGGTACGATAACATCGAAGGCGCGGTGTCGGTGGTGTTCGGACACCAGGCGTTCGAGACCGACAACCCGGGCATCGCCAAGCACCACGAGATCATGGCCAAGTATGCGCCGGGAGTCGCGGTGGACAACCTGACCCTCCTCGGCGAGTTCATCGGCGAATACATGGTGCACATTCTCAAGCAGACGGGCCCGGACCTGACGCGCGAGTCCTTCCTTGACGCCGCGGAATCGATGTGCAAATTCCAGTGTTCCGCCTGCATGGTGCCCTCGAGCATGAGCCCCACGGACCACCGGCCGATCGAGGTGGAGGTGTACCTGCGGGCCACTGTGGACCGCTCGACCGACCCGCCGACGTTCAGGTGGGAGCCCTTCGGCGAGCCGTTCGGCTTTGAGTCAACGGAAGACTGCGTAACACCGACGCCACCTCCCGGCTACGAGGAGCAACCGGAGTAA
- a CDS encoding long-chain-fatty-acid--CoA ligase: MTFGQTVQEELARRLLLGELIARNARKFPDKEALIFGDTRLTYREFNGRINRLAHAFLEMGVGKGEKVALLMTNCNQYLECYFALAKIGAVAVPVNFRLHPEEITYIVNNADAVAVVISEQFADTVKGITKDLPLVRQYISVSREPVEGMLHYETLIRDYPEEEPLVLVDEDDAAFIMYTAGTTGRPKGAVITHKGQVIMWLLASLQVTSEPGVGNLWDFRVCSPPPLYHLASFGYCQAHLLVGATVVLPTQTFDPNEIMEIIEREKIISILLIPAMASFLLLLPDIEKYDFSSLKIWVSGAAVLPTQTRRAMTERFPGLLVYDCFGQTETGALVSIIGPSESERKVASVGRGLPLIEIRVVDDEDRDVPVGEIGEAVYQGPNIMKEYYKDPEGTARAMRNGWFHSGDMVRRDEEGYIYIVDRKTDMIISGGENVYPAEVEEVLYRHPKILEAAVIGVYDEQWGEAVKAVVVPKPGETLTEEEVIEFCKQHLASYKKPKSVDFTDALPRNPTMKVLKTVLREKYGKAVKY, from the coding sequence ATGACGTTTGGGCAGACGGTCCAGGAGGAACTCGCGCGCAGGCTGCTCCTGGGAGAACTGATAGCTCGAAACGCCCGCAAGTTCCCCGATAAGGAAGCCCTCATATTCGGCGACACTCGCCTCACCTACCGGGAGTTCAACGGCCGGATAAACCGCCTGGCTCACGCCTTCCTGGAGATGGGTGTCGGCAAGGGCGAGAAGGTCGCGCTTCTCATGACGAACTGCAATCAGTACCTTGAGTGTTACTTTGCCCTCGCCAAGATTGGGGCGGTAGCGGTGCCCGTCAATTTCAGGCTCCATCCGGAAGAGATCACCTACATCGTCAACAATGCCGATGCCGTGGCCGTCGTGATCAGTGAACAGTTCGCGGACACTGTGAAGGGGATTACGAAGGACCTGCCGCTGGTCCGGCAATACATATCCGTTTCGAGGGAGCCGGTGGAAGGGATGCTCCACTACGAGACCCTGATCCGCGACTATCCGGAAGAGGAGCCGCTCGTCCTTGTCGATGAGGACGACGCCGCATTCATCATGTACACGGCAGGGACCACGGGCAGGCCTAAGGGCGCGGTGATAACCCATAAGGGCCAGGTTATCATGTGGCTCCTGGCCTCTTTGCAGGTGACCTCTGAGCCCGGAGTGGGCAATCTGTGGGACTTCCGGGTCTGCTCGCCTCCGCCGCTATACCATCTCGCTTCCTTCGGCTACTGCCAGGCGCATCTCCTCGTCGGCGCGACGGTCGTCCTGCCCACCCAGACGTTCGACCCGAACGAGATCATGGAGATCATTGAGCGAGAGAAGATCATATCCATCCTCCTCATTCCTGCCATGGCCAGCTTTCTCCTGCTGCTGCCCGACATAGAGAAGTACGATTTCAGTTCGCTCAAGATATGGGTTTCCGGCGCCGCCGTCCTTCCTACCCAGACGCGCAGAGCGATGACGGAGCGATTTCCCGGCCTTCTGGTCTACGATTGCTTCGGGCAGACCGAGACCGGCGCCCTCGTCTCCATAATCGGGCCCTCCGAGAGCGAGCGGAAGGTCGCTTCTGTCGGTAGGGGCCTCCCGCTCATTGAGATCCGCGTGGTCGACGACGAAGACCGAGACGTCCCCGTCGGCGAGATCGGGGAGGCCGTCTACCAGGGACCCAACATCATGAAGGAGTACTACAAGGACCCGGAGGGAACAGCCCGGGCCATGAGGAACGGGTGGTTCCATTCCGGAGACATGGTGCGACGCGATGAGGAAGGTTACATCTACATCGTCGACCGCAAGACGGACATGATCATCAGCGGCGGGGAGAACGTCTATCCCGCCGAGGTGGAAGAGGTGCTCTACCGGCACCCCAAGATCCTGGAGGCGGCCGTCATCGGCGTCTACGACGAGCAGTGGGGCGAGGCGGTGAAGGCCGTGGTGGTGCCCAAGCCGGGCGAGACTCTGACCGAAGAAGAGGTCATCGAGTTCTGCAAGCAGCACCTCGCAAGCTACAAGAAGCCGAAGTCGGTCGATTTCACCGACGCCCTGCCGCGAAACCCGACGATGAAGGTGCTGAAGACGGTGCTGCGCGAGAAGTACGGCAAGGCTGTTAAGTACTAG
- a CDS encoding low molecular weight protein arginine phosphatase: MRPEKTILFVCTGNTCRSPMAEALFNKAASAAQSNLRAESAGLHAGNGVPATDNACAVMRTLGIDISSHRSRRLTRELMDRADLVLAMSTVQRGRVVASFPDAKGKVRVLGEYAGTGVDVDDPFGRTLEAYHRCAEQLSQLVAAVHNRLAHCDETGETQE, from the coding sequence ATGCGCCCTGAGAAAACGATCCTGTTTGTATGCACGGGGAACACCTGCCGCAGCCCGATGGCGGAAGCGCTGTTCAACAAGGCGGCTTCCGCCGCTCAATCGAATCTACGCGCGGAGTCCGCCGGTCTCCACGCCGGCAATGGCGTCCCGGCAACCGATAACGCCTGCGCGGTAATGCGGACACTGGGCATAGACATCTCCTCTCATCGCAGCCGCCGGCTCACGAGGGAGCTCATGGACAGGGCCGACCTCGTCCTCGCCATGTCGACGGTCCAGCGGGGGCGCGTCGTGGCGTCATTCCCCGACGCGAAGGGCAAGGTCAGGGTGCTCGGCGAGTACGCCGGCACAGGCGTCGACGTAGACGACCCCTTCGGCCGGACCCTCGAAGCGTACCACCGATGCGCGGAGCAGCTCTCGCAACTGGTAGCGGCCGTCCACAACCGCCTGGCCCATTGCGATGAGACGGGGGAAACGCAGGAGTAG
- a CDS encoding thiolase family protein, translating to MSGRVCIVGIGQTHHRGPGGDLAYHEFGFHAAKAAMEDAGLTRGDIDTVLASGWDVLDGRTISDMHLVPAAGGYLKDSAKVADDGILAFAYAYMRIASGAFDTALVMGHGHAEAPTELVSNVAMDPFFYRPLGMSATPALALQASSYASRYGVGENQAAAVVEKNRRQGANNSCAHLQKPVTREEVLSSEMVAWPLHALDCAPKSVGAVALVLCSEDRAKRISARWATVEGIGWATSSYHIGAVDLWRLDALAQAAEAAYAMAGIDDPLGQLDVAEIHDVTSYHELMTYEALGWAPEGGAAALLEQGATSMGGRLPVNPSGGALSTNIGAGTGLVRVAEAALQVLGRADGRQVEARTALAHGVSALTGSVAQTHGVVVLRGR from the coding sequence GTGAGCGGCAGAGTATGTATCGTCGGTATCGGTCAAACGCATCACCGCGGCCCGGGCGGCGACCTCGCGTACCATGAGTTCGGCTTCCACGCAGCGAAGGCCGCCATGGAGGACGCAGGCCTGACGCGAGGCGACATCGATACCGTGCTCGCCTCCGGCTGGGACGTCCTCGACGGCCGCACCATCTCCGACATGCATCTCGTCCCCGCTGCCGGCGGCTATTTGAAAGACTCCGCCAAGGTCGCGGACGACGGCATTCTAGCCTTCGCCTACGCCTACATGCGGATCGCGAGCGGCGCCTTCGACACGGCGCTGGTGATGGGCCATGGGCACGCCGAGGCGCCCACGGAGCTCGTGAGCAACGTGGCGATGGACCCCTTCTTCTATCGCCCGCTCGGCATGAGCGCGACGCCCGCTCTCGCCCTTCAAGCCTCCTCCTACGCCTCCCGCTACGGGGTCGGCGAGAATCAGGCGGCGGCCGTCGTCGAGAAGAACCGGCGGCAGGGCGCGAACAACTCCTGCGCACATCTCCAGAAGCCGGTCACCCGGGAGGAGGTGCTTTCCTCAGAGATGGTCGCCTGGCCTCTGCATGCGCTCGACTGCGCGCCGAAATCGGTGGGCGCGGTCGCCCTCGTCCTGTGTTCTGAAGACAGGGCAAAGCGGATCAGCGCCCGCTGGGCCACCGTCGAGGGCATCGGCTGGGCCACGAGCTCGTACCACATCGGCGCCGTTGACCTCTGGCGGCTCGACGCTCTGGCCCAGGCCGCGGAGGCGGCGTACGCGATGGCCGGCATCGACGATCCCCTCGGGCAACTGGACGTGGCCGAGATACACGACGTGACCTCCTATCACGAGCTCATGACCTACGAGGCGTTGGGATGGGCCCCGGAAGGCGGCGCGGCGGCGCTTCTCGAGCAAGGGGCGACGTCAATGGGGGGCCGTTTGCCCGTTAACCCGTCCGGGGGCGCGTTGAGCACTAACATCGGAGCGGGGACCGGCCTCGTGCGGGTAGCGGAAGCGGCGCTTCAGGTGTTGGGGCGCGCCGATGGCCGCCAGGTCGAGGCGCGGACGGCCCTCGCTCACGGCGTGAGCGCCCTGACGGGGTCGGTCGCGCAAACGCACGGCGTAGTAGTCCTGAGGGGGAGGTGA
- a CDS encoding thiolase family protein: MPRRVAIAGVGLTRCSSWRKDVAYPELVYEATSAALQDANVTPDDVNAVVYGSMDPFDGLNAPEKWNVDACAAAGMLGKPYLKISTGGTTGGSTALAAYYHVASGLYDVVLAVASQRVGETLEAQLVLNTAVDPVYERGFGMGAITVAAIQACSHMHYYGTTEEDLALISVRNHENAMNNPYAHLRVKFSVQDALSSPMLSWPLRLSDCCPSSDGACAIVFASEEKARRLAPQPAWITGAGQITDNYFAGDRPWYEDWDSLAMLARRVYRMAKVDDPLREFDVAELYNAFTIQEILEYEALGFCEPGKGAEMVRKGVTAMDGQLPVCPSGGVLSTNAIGASGLVRVAEAALQVMGKADKRQVPNVKKALAHAWGATIGFHTLMILDREAP; this comes from the coding sequence ATGCCGCGGCGCGTCGCCATTGCCGGCGTCGGTCTGACCCGCTGTTCGAGCTGGCGGAAAGACGTAGCGTACCCTGAGCTCGTGTATGAGGCGACGAGTGCTGCCCTTCAGGACGCGAACGTTACCCCCGACGACGTGAATGCCGTCGTGTACGGCTCCATGGACCCCTTCGATGGCCTGAACGCGCCGGAGAAATGGAACGTGGACGCCTGCGCGGCCGCGGGCATGCTCGGGAAGCCGTATCTCAAGATAAGCACGGGCGGGACGACCGGCGGCTCGACGGCTCTCGCAGCCTACTATCACGTCGCTTCCGGCCTGTACGACGTCGTGCTGGCGGTCGCCTCGCAAAGGGTGGGCGAGACGCTGGAGGCGCAGCTCGTCCTCAACACCGCTGTCGACCCCGTTTACGAGCGCGGCTTCGGGATGGGCGCCATCACTGTCGCTGCCATCCAGGCGTGCAGCCACATGCACTACTACGGCACGACCGAAGAGGACCTGGCTCTGATATCGGTCAGGAACCACGAGAACGCCATGAACAATCCTTACGCGCACCTGCGCGTCAAGTTCAGTGTGCAGGATGCCCTCAGCTCGCCGATGCTGTCCTGGCCGCTGCGGCTTTCCGATTGCTGCCCGTCCTCCGACGGGGCGTGCGCCATCGTCTTCGCCTCGGAGGAGAAGGCCCGCAGGCTGGCCCCACAGCCGGCGTGGATCACAGGCGCGGGCCAGATCACCGACAACTACTTCGCCGGCGACCGCCCCTGGTACGAGGACTGGGACAGCCTGGCGATGCTGGCCCGGCGCGTCTATCGCATGGCCAAGGTGGACGACCCTCTACGGGAATTCGACGTGGCCGAGCTGTACAACGCCTTCACCATCCAGGAGATCCTCGAATATGAGGCGCTCGGCTTCTGCGAGCCGGGTAAGGGCGCGGAGATGGTGCGAAAGGGCGTGACGGCCATGGACGGGCAGCTCCCGGTATGCCCTTCCGGCGGCGTTCTGAGCACCAACGCCATCGGCGCGTCAGGGCTCGTTCGCGTGGCGGAGGCGGCGCTTCAAGTGATGGGCAAGGCCGACAAACGGCAGGTGCCCAACGTGAAGAAGGCACTGGCCCACGCGTGGGGCGCGACAATCGGGTTTCACACGCTGATGATTCTGGACCGCGAGGCCCCGTAG
- a CDS encoding Zn-ribbon domain-containing OB-fold protein, with amino-acid sequence MTSQQEEPLTIDGRWDIPYRHTAGQAASRFFRELKENKRIVGGRCPSCRRVLVPPRSFCERCFVPVEEWVEVGDKGTLETFTIVYAQFTSLPPPPYCVGVIKLDGADTGLIHYVGGVDLQDLEAAKKALSVGMRLQAVWRDQREGKITDIEYFTPA; translated from the coding sequence ATGACCTCTCAGCAAGAAGAACCTCTGACAATCGACGGCCGGTGGGACATCCCTTACCGTCACACCGCCGGCCAGGCTGCCTCTCGCTTCTTCCGCGAACTGAAGGAGAACAAGCGCATCGTGGGAGGGCGGTGCCCGAGCTGCCGGCGCGTCCTCGTGCCGCCGAGAAGCTTCTGCGAACGGTGCTTCGTGCCCGTCGAAGAGTGGGTCGAGGTGGGCGACAAGGGCACCCTGGAGACCTTCACCATCGTCTACGCCCAGTTCACCAGCCTTCCTCCTCCACCCTATTGCGTCGGCGTAATAAAGCTCGACGGCGCGGACACCGGCCTTATCCACTACGTCGGCGGCGTTGACTTGCAGGACCTGGAGGCAGCCAAGAAGGCGCTGAGCGTCGGGATGCGCCTGCAGGCTGTCTGGCGCGACCAGCGCGAAGGGAAGATAACCGACATCGAGTATTTCACGCCGGCCTAG